DNA from Acipenser ruthenus chromosome 23, fAciRut3.2 maternal haplotype, whole genome shotgun sequence:
CCAATGTTTCAATGAGAAAGCACTGAAAAGGCTTTGGTATAACTGTACAAAGGGGGCATAGAGGGTCACTAGGGTCTGCACCCATTAATGATGCTGAATTGCACGAGTCTGAGGTTACCTGCGGTGCCGCAGGCGTGTCCAGGATCAGTTCGGGCAGCTCTTCCAGCAGGGCATCGAAAGCGACTGCCACATCCCTGCTGGACAGACACTTCCCCACAAGGTTAGTGAGCAGACAGGAGGTTAGCTCCCGGTGGCTGGCCTTGCCATCCAGAGACAGGTTTACAGCCAGGAATGGGATCTCATACTTTCTCCTGCCAAGGGTTAGACCTTCCAGGAGAGCCTGAGAGTGAAAGATCAAACAGGGTTAGTAATGCTGATCTAATAACCATCATCAATAGCACTTTTTTGAGATAGTAAAAAGATTTGCTAATGAGACACATCTGTATATCATTGCCACTATTATTTCATAAGGCATGCCTATAAAAGTAAGTATAACGAACAATACTTAAGGTTAGAAAGTACTCTTCTATATAcaactcattttatttttagaCCACCTAGCttccttttattttcaaaatgtaacctACCAGCACCTCATTGGTGTCTCCATGCTCGAAATACTCCTGTATAATAGGGGTCACTGTCTTGTTAAACTCTTCACCATCCAGTTCTAGGACAACCGTTTCATAAACAGTTTCCCCCTAGGAGGAAAATTAACCCAGGTTATACACATAGCTTTCAAATCCTGCACGGATGGTTTATTATAGGATTAATGTTAGAACATAACTCAGCTCCACATTACCTCTTGAGCATCTTCATCTTCATAGCTGGGGTCCTCAAGATCATAGACCTCTGGGGGTGCTCCCCAAACTCCTTTCCCTCCAGAACCCCCTTGAAACAGAGCAAACTGTATCATCAACCCTCATAAAGCAGTAATACAAGTAAAAACCTTGTTTCAAAGGAGAATACATTGGTTAGATCACCTGTCCTATCAAATACAGGTAGGGCAGATTTACTAAGTCATGCCGAGTTTAAGGGCTTGTTCTGCCCCAAACAGATTGTTAatgccatctttctttttttaatataggaCGTTTTAATTGAGTCATTCCACATCAAATGGACTCAATTTTGTAATCTTACCCACCTTACCGTCTTCAGATTCCTTTGATGTTGAATATGGAAGGACCTGGAAGTGTTTTAGGGAAGATTCATATTTTGGGATTCTTCCTAAAACACTTACAGATCCCTCCATATGCGATATCAAAAGGAGACAGGGACATGGGTACCATTTGGTCCATTTCATGTGGAATGACCCAATTGTTCAATTGACTAAAATCTAAACTTAACTAGTAGTGGATAATTAACAGTGTAGCGGACGGGGGTTGAGTGGAAATGCAAACACATAAAACTCCCTTTCCCTTGCTTAAAAATCACAGACTGGGTACAAGTTAGATGAGCTGTGGTCTTGAGAAGCAGGTTTGGCATCGCTGTACCTTTCTTGGGCAGTCCTCTGCTCTTCCCAGACCTACACTTCCTGTCAAACACCCGGATTGTGGGACTCCCAGGCCGAACAACAACAACGTCCACATTTTCCGAGAAGGACTCGCATCCAGAGTCCCGAGAAGAGGACTTTCGCTGTCTCCTCTTTGCCTTGGCTCGGAGCCGTGCCTCCTGCTGCTCTCGGTCCAGAGAGGGCAGCCAGTCTCTCTCCGGATCCACTATACGAGCCTTACGAGCTACGGGTAGAGACAGAAACAAATCTAtttcagataaaaaataaaaaataaatagggaTGAGATTTATTATAATGATACTCCTTAGCAAAAATCTGAATCACCATCTAGAGGTGAAGTATATGGAGGCACAGTGTTGGTCTGTACATATAATCCGTacatattaaaaatgtgcatacatGGTGGCTGTATGACATCGTGATTTATAGAATGATGGTAAGCCGAGTGCTTCTAAATGTGATAAGCCTCATGCATATTAATAGGTGTGTATTTTGATACATGTCCAAAAGCTGCACTGTTTGTAGtccaccaaatggttcttgaaggATTAAATGGGATTTACAGTTGGTATGACTGCACACTCTAATCTTACAGTACTAGGTCATGTCAtctttgtcttttaacaaaatagtctaTTCAAAAACAATCGTATTACACTTCATGCAAATTAGTACATCAGGACCATAACACACATATTTATATGTATCGTAACCTATAGATCATGAATGATACCAATCGTGTTACACACGAGTCGCAGCGGAGAATGTCAcattactgtatttcattaattAAAGTTACATCACATTTGCactacacagaaaaaaataaataaataaacgattgAGCCGACGCTCTCACCTGCTCGACTCGAGAGGTATGTGAAGCACAGAGTATATGTAAAGAAAGACATGAATGATGCCGGGAGCACGCAGTAGAGGCTGTAAAACCCAACCGGTTGTTAGTACTGAGATATAGCATTTATTCTTTGGGGTTTCTTACCGGTAGCAGAAATACAGTACTGGTAATAAGAAACCCCAATAGCGCTCACAGTAGATTTTTTTCTGCTGGTTCTAATCACTTCGTAAtgtcaaaccattttttaaacaaaatgttatacAGGTGTTTAATTCtgccaacaaaaacaaatacatagcaattattcaaaactgaaaaatataacattattaCCACGCGCCACAGTATCGCATTGTTGAACTTCGGTTCCCATTTTGAATCGGATttaagataattttttttttttccccccacaatgGAAACAGTCCGGTACCAAAGCCAAAGTTTTAACAACGTGTCCTAGTACGTCATTTGCTGTTCTCATCACTGATTGGATGAAAACAGGTGGTGGGCggtaattaattaatcaattaatttattattattattattattattattattattattattattattattagtgcagTTCAACCCAACCCGCCCCGTGTTATTTCGGTAGATTCCAGTTCTATTAAATATGCGTGCTGAAATGTAATCATAAACTGCAGCTTATGCACATCGTGTCAGCAGCAATAGTACAGTTTATAACTGATTGATAGGTTTAAATCGTTGAATGAACACGCGGCAAAAACAGGGAACAGGGCAGGGAAGTTTCTTTTGATTATCCATAAACTCCCAAGCAAAAACACTCGCACAGAAAACCACATCTAAACCACGGATTATTTTAATGTTGCACATTGTATAAGGTTTATTCAATTCCCTTTATAATATGTAGCTCTATTCAAAGGTGATCATATAATTGTTGcatataataaaaatactatcTGCAAAGTTATCTTCTTTTCACACCGTTTACCATGCGATATCTACTCCTTGTCTCCACCGTGTGGGCAATATAGAAATGACGTTAGTTCAAATCACAAACTTCTGGGATAGTGGTGCAGTTAAAGGGTAGGTCTGGATTGTGTGTTTATTCCGGGAGCCGCAGGATTCAAGTGAATACTTTTTAACAGCATACTTGATTTTAACGTATTTCCAGCCTCttatgtttgtatgtgtgtgcgcGCTTAACATATTACTGTAAAGAAATGCAGattatagtttttaaaatgttcaaataaatGTGAGTAAATTACCCATTTTGGTGGGGAAATAACACCCACCGTATTTATGaatcacatttaataataataataataataataataataataataataataataataatgtatttattttctaatatGCAATCTACTGTGACTGGAAGAACAGGTTTGACAGTTGTTTCCTGTCGGCAGATTCCAGCGCATTGAACTGCCCCTTTAATCGAGGAGGAGCTCGGTCATTTCGCCAGCCTCATTcactacacagacagacagaatgcAGCAGAATCACTATCTTTAACATACCCCCTTCAAATAATTAGAATAATACTGTTTGGGGGAGaaactggaaaaataaaaaataaaacttaccaATTTAGCAAGATGGTGTCCTGGATCATCTCAAGATTAGTGGTGTAAGTATGCCAAATCTTATTTTTTGTTGCAATATCGGCtcgaatttgtgtttttttttttttttttttaattgttatatgtactgtacaatattgCGGCTAGCAATGTCATTCTAATCCATTTTAGCTATTTAGGGCATTAGGTTAATCATCGAGATAATTGTACTCAGTAATAATACTAATCGGTGCATTGTGTgatgttgttattttattttttcagtaaataaaaaaaaaaaaaacatctaatttAAGAAATGTAGGAAAGGCAGATTGTAGAGAATTTATTCATGCATTCTGCCTAAAATAGGGCGCATGCGAAGCACACCTTGCTGATGGCTATTTACATTATTTGTTGTTGTACAGTATCATGATTATAACAGTGCCATGTCTTCAATAATAATTGctgttacaaaaacaaataaatctaaATACCCCAAACGTATACTATCCCGGTACTGTATTACATTGTGAAATATTATTCCAgacacatgcatttttttttccttttactgaATAATAGTCATTTGtataaaatacaacacaatgatattttatttaatgttaaaaGATTTGATTCCTGGCATAAATGACTCCTTAAAATGCAGATTGGGTAAGGTCACAGAGGTAGTCTGCACATGCTCAGTGTGTAGCTATGTGTCACCCCTTTTGTCCACTGTCCTGATCACTTTAGGCAGAATGCAGGCTGCagatatgcagttttttttttttttttttcagggttagCTTTTGTTTTTGACTTGCTTGATATCACAGTCCAAAGTCAGAGCACCACATCTGGCTCTAGGAATGTGTGTATTCTTTATGATTGGTCAGGTCAAGGAGGGATGCGTGATAGGAAATAGCAGGAACATTTCATTTTGGGAAGGATTCCTGCAAATCTGACAGCCTGTACTCTTGTGTGCAGTGAGACAGAGCTGGGGAAGGAGTTTTGCTTGACTGATTATGTACTCAAACATTATGAGTTAATATGCTAGATGTAACCAAGTTCTCAACACCAGAGGAGGGTTAATGTTCACTATTCGTTCTGTAGCTGTCCAATCCCCATACTGTGCTTTCTGCAACACAGCCAATATTCTGAGGGACTGCCCAGCTGCACCATGCTGACAGGAGCCTCTATTTGTAGATACTAATTAATTAGACCTTGCTGTACTAGCTAGGTTTTCTATTAACCTAAATAAACCTGCATATCAAAATCTGAATACACACTCAAAATAGGACTTTCATCTCGACTTGCAAAGTATGTGCAAATAAAATAGAAAGCCCTGTCGCTGATTAAAATGATTAGAAAGCCATTGTTTGGTTCACCACAGTACACAGGACTGTAATTCACAAATCAAAGAGTGCCTCAACCTTTCTGACAGGCCACCTTCCCAAAGTAAGTTCAGTCTGGGTTATGATCGCTCAAGGCACTGCATTCTTCTGAGCTCACATCAGATTATATAGATTAGCAAACTGTACGTCTCATTTTTACAAacggacgggggggggggggggggggggcttttacaGTAGCCATAGCTCAACACACACAGATGCCATTTTCTCCCTAAGGAGTGCCAACCAAGGGTTGAAATCCTGGTCACTTATTAACTCTAGCAGTATTATCACTGCTctcccttttcttctgttgaagatcttttggtcctttccttcttttttccttttactgGGATATTCAGTTATTTTAAGGACCGGAGCTCCAACTCCCTCCAATGTTCTAGCTGGCTTCAGACCATGTGCCCTCCAGCAAAAGTACCAGGATGTAGCAGTTTAACTATA
Protein-coding regions in this window:
- the LOC117412794 gene encoding programmed cell death protein 4-like isoform X1 translates to MGTEVQQCDTVARDLFLSLPVARKARIVDPERDWLPSLDREQQEARLRAKAKRRQRKSSSRDSGCESFSENVDVVVVRPGSPTIRVFDRKCRSGKSRGLPKKGGSGGKGVWGAPPEVYDLEDPSYEDEDAQEGETVYETVVLELDGEEFNKTVTPIIQEYFEHGDTNEVLALLEGLTLGRRKYEIPFLAVNLSLDGKASHRELTSCLLTNLVGKCLSSRDVAVAFDALLEELPELILDTPAAPQMLGQFIARAIADHVLPADYLEGYKGKVDCDHVRVTLNRAAVLLSIKRGRLRLDNVWGVGGGQRPVKELVKEMNLLLEEYLFSEDAKEAERCVRELEVPHFHHELVYEAVVKAVESMNRESPKRIMKLLKSFWESGLVTADQMIQGFKRVFSMTQDLHLDIPNCYPALESFVELCYLEGVISKQLHDHCPTEQVNNS
- the LOC117412794 gene encoding programmed cell death protein 4-like isoform X2, which translates into the protein MGTEVQQCDTVARARKARIVDPERDWLPSLDREQQEARLRAKAKRRQRKSSSRDSGCESFSENVDVVVVRPGSPTIRVFDRKCRSGKSRGLPKKGGSGGKGVWGAPPEVYDLEDPSYEDEDAQEGETVYETVVLELDGEEFNKTVTPIIQEYFEHGDTNEVLALLEGLTLGRRKYEIPFLAVNLSLDGKASHRELTSCLLTNLVGKCLSSRDVAVAFDALLEELPELILDTPAAPQMLGQFIARAIADHVLPADYLEGYKGKVDCDHVRVTLNRAAVLLSIKRGRLRLDNVWGVGGGQRPVKELVKEMNLLLEEYLFSEDAKEAERCVRELEVPHFHHELVYEAVVKAVESMNRESPKRIMKLLKSFWESGLVTADQMIQGFKRVFSMTQDLHLDIPNCYPALESFVELCYLEGVISKQLHDHCPTEQVNNS